The following are encoded in a window of Pseudalgibacter alginicilyticus genomic DNA:
- a CDS encoding IPExxxVDY family protein yields MAVHKLILNDIFDEVSHTLIAIHCTIEDYRLAYLLNKNLKISLIRRKQDLDYFNGKSTYSIFEWEDCKQLITWSLVSNTCKTKVYQEANHNSLFSTEEQVTKIHYLIPECKNVNYFLKIDDEFKFNEEKQLIKRILEIPQIATAYIIDGSQLKSKDNLIFS; encoded by the coding sequence ATGGCTGTACACAAACTTATTCTTAATGATATTTTTGATGAGGTATCCCATACTTTGATAGCTATACATTGTACAATAGAAGATTACCGTTTAGCATATCTTTTAAATAAAAACTTAAAGATTAGTTTAATAAGAAGGAAGCAAGACCTTGATTATTTTAATGGAAAATCCACCTATTCTATTTTTGAATGGGAAGATTGCAAACAACTAATCACATGGAGTTTAGTTTCTAATACCTGCAAAACTAAGGTATATCAAGAAGCAAATCATAACTCACTGTTTAGTACTGAAGAACAAGTCACTAAAATACATTATTTAATACCAGAATGTAAAAATGTTAATTATTTTTTGAAGATAGACGATGAATTTAAATTTAATGAAGAAAAACAGCTAATAAAAAGGATATTAGAAATACCTCAAATAGCAACAGCATATATTATAGACGGAAGTCAATTAAAATCAAAAGACAATTTAATTTTTAGCTAA
- the pyk gene encoding pyruvate kinase, with product MPVTKKTKIVATLGPATSTKEVLKGMLEQGADVFRINFSHADYKDVAERIKMIRDLNEEFGFTAAILADLQGPKLRVGVMEDDIFVEPGDEIIFATGERFVGTKERVYMTYERFPLDAKPGERILLDDGKLHFEVVSTNKKDEVKAVVVQGGPLKSKKGVNLPNTDISQPALTEKDIEDAIFAIGQEVDWIALSFVRHAEDLIQLRDLINEHSDHKIPIIAKIEKPEAVENIDKIVAYCDGLMVARGDLGVEVPAEEVPLIQKQLVLRAKKARIPVIIATQMMETMINSLTPTRAEVNDVANSVMDGADAVMLSGETSVGEYPVQVIKQMANILKNVEDSPLIKVPQLPPHIRTNRYITKSICYHAANMANEINAKAISTLTNSGYTAFQISAWRPSAHILVFTSNKRILTRLSLLWGVKAFHYDKFVSTDETIEDVNAIACKKGYLDVGDMLISLAAMPMKDKGMVNTLRVTEIETCSF from the coding sequence ATGCCAGTAACAAAAAAAACCAAAATAGTAGCAACCCTTGGACCTGCTACAAGTACTAAAGAAGTTTTAAAGGGAATGCTTGAGCAAGGAGCAGATGTGTTCAGAATCAATTTTTCCCATGCCGATTATAAAGATGTTGCCGAACGTATTAAAATGATACGTGACCTTAATGAAGAGTTTGGATTTACAGCTGCTATTTTAGCAGATTTACAAGGTCCAAAACTTCGTGTAGGCGTTATGGAAGACGATATTTTTGTTGAGCCAGGAGATGAAATTATTTTTGCAACAGGAGAGCGATTTGTAGGAACCAAAGAACGTGTTTACATGACTTATGAAAGGTTTCCATTAGATGCTAAACCAGGTGAACGTATTCTTTTAGATGATGGAAAGTTGCATTTTGAAGTAGTTTCTACCAATAAAAAAGATGAGGTAAAAGCTGTGGTTGTGCAAGGAGGACCATTAAAATCAAAGAAAGGAGTAAACTTACCGAATACCGATATTTCTCAGCCAGCTCTTACAGAAAAAGACATTGAAGATGCTATTTTCGCTATCGGTCAAGAAGTAGATTGGATAGCTTTATCTTTTGTGCGTCATGCAGAAGATTTAATTCAACTTCGTGACTTAATTAATGAACACTCAGATCATAAAATACCAATTATAGCAAAAATTGAAAAACCAGAAGCTGTTGAAAATATTGATAAGATTGTAGCTTATTGCGATGGTTTAATGGTGGCTCGTGGCGATTTAGGTGTAGAAGTGCCTGCAGAGGAAGTGCCGCTTATTCAAAAGCAATTGGTATTACGAGCCAAAAAGGCCAGAATACCTGTTATTATTGCTACTCAAATGATGGAAACTATGATAAATAGTTTAACCCCAACTAGAGCAGAAGTTAATGACGTTGCCAACTCGGTTATGGATGGCGCTGATGCTGTTATGCTTTCTGGAGAAACTTCAGTAGGAGAATATCCTGTGCAAGTGATTAAGCAAATGGCAAATATTTTGAAAAATGTGGAAGATTCACCACTTATTAAAGTGCCACAATTACCACCACATATTCGTACTAATCGATATATAACAAAATCTATTTGTTACCATGCGGCTAATATGGCAAATGAAATTAATGCTAAAGCTATTTCAACTTTAACAAATAGTGGTTACACAGCATTTCAAATTTCTGCTTGGCGACCATCTGCACATATTTTAGTATTTACATCAAACAAGCGTATTTTAACTCGTCTTAGCTTGCTTTGGGGTGTTAAAGCTTTTCATTATGATAAGTTTGTAAGTACAGATGAAACAATTGAAGATGTGAATGCTATAGCTTGTAAAAAAGGTTATTTAGATGTTGGTGATATGCTAATTAGTTTAGCTGCAATGCCAATGAAAGATAAGGGAATGGTTAATACCTTAAGAGTTACAGAAATAGAAACTTGTAGTTTTTAA
- a CDS encoding TonB-dependent receptor: MFLTKKYSVILLFLLSMTVFSQTGSINGVVTFDNNDPVLGAYVALKGNSFIKEASTGVGGDFSLKAIPYGKYSLEIYSLNAKPKTIEVILNSSQKTINTSLTLTDFQDLDEILVKTKTAKKKIEEGGFAVSIIETKEASLRNLTTNELLDRSVGVRIRQNGGIGSDVEYNLNGMSGSTIGIFLDGLEISTYGQSFNLNNIPTSMIERIEVYKGVLPSHLTGDYAGGAINVILKKDVSQNNITLATSYGSFNTTQSDIGLTLREKKTGLSFRGSAFHIYTDNNYETWGRSTTYVNYLGQITRPYRAKRFNNIYKSLGGRFEVGFTDTKWADQFFIGYNGSSNYKEIPHGTTMAVPYVGRFNETEARVILLNYSKNNFLTENLSLKINAARSYRSTFLQDTIGIAYNWDGTPREVIEYGERVPLKTLLGGQQGEKTITNTDRKITNMRSNLGYMIADSHRISLNHKYEATDREDDDLLNEINQDYATVSTISQNIISINYEAETFNRKLKTNLLGKYTYNHTSQTEYDITTTDGVNSIVRNDTVSTNSNFGYGGTLSYNAVSDLYIIASTENSYVSPSERQLYGSPETNILPNTQLSPEKNINYNLGFRLGALEFNKHKVSVYANAFWRNGYDKITQQAVVESEIEEEAEADIQVTRYVNLGKTQARGFEAEIIYIYNNRLNTSLNFSKFNNVFKQEVDENDNAHSLFGQQVPNEPFFTINGNIQYRFNNIFQKKSILNTYYTIGFVGEYYTVWGQPEWSKTPSQVSHDVGLSYRFPSQKLVASIDIKNLFNAEIYDNFAIQKPGRGIYFKLNYIISKFL; the protein is encoded by the coding sequence ATGTTTCTAACCAAAAAATATTCAGTCATTTTATTGTTTTTATTAAGCATGACTGTATTTAGTCAAACGGGAAGCATTAATGGTGTAGTGACCTTTGATAATAACGATCCTGTTTTAGGAGCTTATGTTGCTTTAAAAGGTAATTCATTTATAAAAGAAGCTTCAACTGGTGTTGGTGGTGACTTTTCTTTAAAAGCCATTCCTTATGGCAAATACTCCTTGGAAATTTATTCCTTAAATGCCAAACCAAAAACTATTGAAGTTATATTAAATTCAAGCCAAAAAACAATAAATACAAGCTTAACCTTAACTGATTTTCAAGATTTAGATGAAATTTTAGTTAAAACAAAAACAGCTAAGAAAAAAATTGAAGAAGGCGGTTTTGCGGTATCCATTATAGAAACAAAAGAAGCGTCATTAAGAAATTTAACAACTAATGAGCTATTAGATAGATCTGTTGGAGTACGTATAAGACAAAATGGAGGAATAGGTTCTGATGTAGAGTATAACCTAAACGGGATGTCTGGTAGCACTATTGGAATATTTCTTGATGGCTTAGAAATTTCTACTTACGGTCAATCTTTCAATCTAAACAATATACCCACCTCAATGATTGAACGTATTGAAGTATATAAAGGTGTGTTGCCATCACACTTAACAGGAGATTATGCTGGAGGAGCTATTAATGTGATATTGAAAAAAGATGTCTCTCAAAATAACATTACATTGGCTACATCTTACGGTTCTTTTAATACAACCCAATCTGATATTGGCCTTACCCTTCGTGAAAAGAAAACGGGACTTTCTTTTAGAGGGTCGGCTTTTCATATCTATACAGATAACAATTATGAAACTTGGGGTAGATCTACAACTTACGTAAATTACTTAGGACAAATTACCAGACCTTATCGTGCTAAACGCTTCAACAATATTTATAAATCATTAGGAGGACGTTTTGAAGTTGGTTTTACTGACACAAAATGGGCAGACCAATTTTTTATAGGCTATAATGGGTCTAGCAACTATAAAGAAATTCCGCATGGTACCACTATGGCCGTACCTTATGTAGGAAGATTTAATGAAACTGAAGCTCGTGTAATTCTACTTAATTATAGTAAGAACAATTTTCTAACAGAAAATTTATCATTAAAAATTAATGCAGCAAGAAGTTATCGCAGTACTTTTTTACAAGACACCATTGGCATTGCCTATAATTGGGATGGTACACCAAGAGAGGTTATTGAATATGGGGAGAGAGTTCCTCTTAAAACATTATTAGGAGGTCAACAAGGAGAAAAAACCATCACTAATACTGATAGAAAAATCACTAACATGCGTTCAAACTTGGGCTATATGATAGCTGATAGTCATCGTATTTCTTTAAACCATAAGTATGAAGCAACAGATAGAGAAGATGATGATTTATTAAATGAAATAAATCAAGATTATGCCACAGTAAGTACAATATCTCAAAATATAATTTCTATTAATTATGAAGCAGAAACCTTTAATAGAAAGCTAAAAACCAATTTATTAGGTAAATATACATACAATCATACGAGTCAAACAGAATATGATATTACGACAACCGATGGTGTGAATTCTATTGTAAGAAATGATACTGTTTCAACTAACTCTAATTTTGGTTATGGCGGAACTTTATCTTATAATGCCGTTTCCGATTTATACATTATCGCATCTACCGAAAACTCATATGTATCTCCTAGTGAGCGACAATTATATGGATCTCCAGAAACTAATATTCTTCCAAATACACAATTAAGTCCAGAAAAAAACATTAATTATAATTTAGGTTTTCGTTTGGGAGCTTTAGAATTTAATAAGCATAAAGTTTCGGTTTATGCAAATGCTTTTTGGCGTAATGGATATGACAAAATTACACAACAAGCTGTTGTTGAGTCTGAAATTGAAGAAGAAGCAGAAGCAGATATTCAAGTAACTCGCTATGTAAATCTTGGGAAAACGCAAGCTCGAGGTTTCGAAGCCGAAATTATCTACATCTATAACAACAGATTAAATACGTCTTTAAATTTTTCAAAATTTAATAATGTATTTAAACAAGAAGTCGATGAAAACGACAATGCGCATTCTCTATTTGGGCAACAAGTTCCCAATGAGCCCTTTTTTACTATTAATGGAAATATACAATATAGATTCAATAATATTTTTCAAAAAAAATCCATTTTAAACACATATTACACTATTGGTTTTGTGGGAGAATATTATACGGTTTGGGGGCAACCAGAATGGTCTAAAACACCTAGTCAAGTTTCACATGATGTCGGACTAAGTTATCGTTTTCCTTCTCAAAAATTAGTAGCAAGTATAGATATAAAAAACCTGTTTAACGCAGAAATCTATGACAATTTTGCGATACAAAAACCAGGTAGAGGTATCTATTTCAAATTAAATTATATAATCAGTAAATTTTTATAA